One stretch of Mus pahari chromosome 15, PAHARI_EIJ_v1.1, whole genome shotgun sequence DNA includes these proteins:
- the Tnfaip8 gene encoding tumor necrosis factor alpha-induced protein 8 isoform X2: protein MATDVFNSKNLAVQAQKKILGKMVSKSIATTLIDDTSSEVLDELYRVTKEYTQNKKEAERVIKNLIKTVIKLAVLHRNNQFNQDELALMEKFKKKVHQLAMTVVSFHQVEYTFDRNVLSRLLNECRELLHEIIQRHLTAKSHGRVNNVFDHFSDCDFLAALYNPFGKFKPHLQKLCDGINKMLDEENI, encoded by the coding sequence TGGCTACAGATGTCTTCAATTCCAAAAATCTGGCCGTTCAGGCACAAAAGAAGATCCTGGGTAAAATGGTATCCAAATCCATCGCCACCACCCTGATCGACGACACCAGCAGCGAGGTGCTGGATGAGCTGTACAGGGTGACCAAGGAGTACACCCAGAACAAGAAGGAGGCCGAGAGGGTCATCAAGAACCTCATCAAGACAGTCATCAAGCTGGCCGTCCTCCACAGGAACAATCAGTTCAATCAAGACGAGCTGGCACTGATGgagaagttcaagaagaaggtgCACCAGCTTGCCATGACAGTTGTCAGCTTCCACCAGGTAGAGTACACCTTCGACCGCAATGTGCTGTCCAGGCTGCTGAACGAATGCCGAGAGCTCCTGCACGAGATTATTCAGCGCCACCTTACCGCCAAGTCTCATGGACGGGTTAATAATGTCTTTGACCATTTTTCAGATTGCGATTTTTTGGCTGCCTTGTATAATCCCTTTGGAAAGTTTAAACCtcacttacagaaactttgcGACGGCATCAACAAAATGTTGGATGAAGAGAACATATGA